The Symphalangus syndactylus isolate Jambi chromosome 3, NHGRI_mSymSyn1-v2.1_pri, whole genome shotgun sequence genome has a segment encoding these proteins:
- the PHPT1 gene encoding 14 kDa phosphohistidine phosphatase isoform X1, with the protein MAAADLAHIPDVDIDSDGVFKYVLIRVHSAPRSGAPAAESKEIVRGYKWAEYHADIYDKVSGDMQKQGCDCECLGGGRISHQSQDKKIHVYGYSMAYGPAQHAISTEKIKAKYPDYEVTWANDGY; encoded by the exons ATGGCGGCGGCGGACCTCGCTCACATTCCTGATGTGGACATCGACTCCGACGGCGTCTTCAAGTATGTGCTGATCCGAGTCCACTCGGCTCCGCGCTCCGGGGCTCCGGCTGCAGAGAGCAAGGAGATCGTGCGCGGCTACAAGTGGGCTGAGTACCATG CGGACATCTACGACAAAGTGTCGGGCGACATGCAGAAGCAGGGCTGTGACTGTGAGTGTCTGGGCGGCGGGCGCATCTCCCACCAGAGTCAGGACAAGAAGATTCACGTGTACGGCTACTCCATG GCCTATGGTCCTGCCCAGCACGCCATTTCAACTGAGAAAATCAAAGCCAAGTACCCCGACTATGAGGTCACCTGGGCTAACGATGGCTACTGA
- the PHPT1 gene encoding 14 kDa phosphohistidine phosphatase isoform X2, which produces MDGYVGVPVGPALNGTEWGRSCPSEPRASAPHPSAKLERFQAQCLGKGLAEWDEDITRQVWYVMCRPSQAGRDTGCRSGLTQRGWHPGDTKGCRGHLDPGDANSKMLLTNLCSPGLGPLLSGKCVGVTLAGLVRCSGPQSSCLDTEVCVLGVLQGPCALHSPKLEPVQLTIPSSTVQPPLGAAPLSTAPSAAIGGSTEQPGQDPRCCLEASAGAGDAAAPGTQRSRPGGGTAHRGTAGAAPRARLPQYKRPPGRVGGGDSGTRNMAAADLAHIPDVDIDSDGVFKYVLIRVHSAPRSGAPAAESKEIVRGYKWAEYHADIYDKVSGDMQKQGCDCECLGGGRISHQSQDKKIHVYGYSMQMRPTCVPLGASGPRIHHQGLWSCPARHFN; this is translated from the exons ATGGACGGCTATGTTGGGGTTCCAGTGGGCCCTGCTTTGAACGGCACAGAATGGGGTAGGTCCTGCCCTTCAGAGCCAAGGGCATCGGCTCCCCACCCCTCTGCCAAGCTAGAACGTTTCCAGGCCCAATGCCTTGGGAAGGGGCTGGCAGAGTGGGACGAGGACATTACCAGGCAGGTATGGTATGTCATGTGCAGGCCTTCCCAGGCTGGCAGGGACACTGGATGCAGGAGTGGCCTCACCCAGAGAGGATGGCATCCTGGGGACACCAAAGGCTGCAGGGGCCATCTGGACCCAG GAGATGCGAATTCCAAGATGCTCCTGACCAATCTCTGCAGCCCAGGGCTTGGGCCCCTCCTCTCAGGCAAGTGTGTTGGGGTGACACTGGCGGGACTGGTACGCTGCTCCGGGCCACAGAGCTCCTGTTTAGACACTGAGGTCTGTGTCTTGGGGGTGCTGCAGGGACCCTGTGCTCTGCACAGCCCCAAATTGGAGCCAGTGCAGCTCACCATCCCCAGCTCCACGGTGCAGCCCCCACTGGGTGCGGCCCCTTTAAGTACAGCCCCTTCAGCTGCCATCGGGGGCAGCACTGAGCAGCCAGGCCAGGATCCGCGCTGCTGCCTGGAAGCTTCTGCCGGTGCCGGGGACGCAGCAGCGCCGGGGACACAGAGGAGCCGACCTGGGGGTGGCACGGCCCACCGGGGCACAGCCGGAGCAGCACCCAG AGCCCGCCTCCCGCAGTACAAGCGGCCGCCGGGTCGGGTGGGAGGAGGGGACTCCGGGACAAGGAACATGGCGGCGGCGGACCTCGCTCACATTCCTGATGTGGACATCGACTCCGACGGCGTCTTCAAGTATGTGCTGATCCGAGTCCACTCGGCTCCGCGCTCCGGGGCTCCGGCTGCAGAGAGCAAGGAGATCGTGCGCGGCTACAAGTGGGCTGAGTACCATG CGGACATCTACGACAAAGTGTCGGGCGACATGCAGAAGCAGGGCTGTGACTGTGAGTGTCTGGGCGGCGGGCGCATCTCCCACCAGAGTCAGGACAAGAAGATTCACGTGTACGGCTACTCCATG CAGATGAGACCCACGTGCGTCCCTCTGGGCGCCTCAGGCCCCAGGATCCACCATCAAG GCCTATGGTCCTGCCCAGCACGCCATTTCAACTGA
- the AJM1 gene encoding apical junction component 1 homolog isoform X1, whose amino-acid sequence MTRTDPPDLLVSTVYQDIKVATPGPASKRSPCERSVARPAEPAPFNKRHCRSFDFLEALDGPAMETLPEPPPPEPAVPRARTREAEPRRRARSKSAPRAPPGLTPAPASPPVLPRRGREAQRAARAEASPRREPTYPALRALANELHPIKLQPQRGGPGGIAPLCAAAGRCAPPEPPAGPAPHVRCRLDIKPDDAVLQHAARGSRSCGPAEAAPWARPAPQFHGLTVPGPRHMALSRTPTPSDSYCADPRAFYCDGPLPGPRDYAERRSLPFTTAPGPTQFFYTEEPQGFRGSFAASPGPTFDAYCPRPYLSEELPGPSPRRMGGYYAGEVRTFPIQEPPSRSYYGEAPRAYGLPYGPRYVPEEPRAHSTARPFYTEDLGRYRQRDVLARTYPHPRSSPAWVDWGPRPYRTLQVVPPSDPDPLLASWHGGTGTSPPRLATDSRHYSRSWDNILAPGPRREDPLGRGRSYENLLGREVREPRGVSPEGRRPPVVVNLSTSPRRYAALSLSETSLTEKGRAGEGLGRNWYVTPEITITDNDLRATERPSARAWELPGGRTRPPPHAAPDGPTSGRQRSLEQLDELITDLVIDSRPAAGQASEPAADCLGPQLRRLLDSRPAGSGAPALAPPRSPPASAGSAEEPAAPGEAADASPEPSADEDDLMTCSNARCRRTETMFNACLYFKSCHSCYTYYCSRLCRREDWDAHKARCVYGRVGSVCRHVLQFCRDSGPVHRAFSRIARVGFLSRGRGVLFLGFPSPGSADNFLRFGLEGLLLSPTYLSLRELATHAAPLGSYARELAAAGRLYEPAECFLLSVSVAVGPGTAPPGTPALPAPAPRSHGPTVRKFAKVALAAGSPARPPPARSREPDMETLILTPPPGTAGLDQDGEAGRRAREVAFIHIQRELRLRGVFLRHEFPRVYEQLCEFVEANRRFTPTTIYPTDRRTGRPFMCMIMAASEPRALDWVVSANLLDDIIRRSLGPAGAGKSRTEVFRPICKSPSRRGKGPGQGKQSTWAWPELTPG is encoded by the exons ATGACCCGTACGGACCCTCCGGACCTGCTGGTGTCGACCGTGTACCAGGACATCAAGGTGGCGACCCCGGGACCCGCGTCCAAGCGCTCGCCATGTGAGCGATCCGTGGCCCGGCCTGCTGAGCCCGCGCCTTTCAACAAGCGCCACTGCCGCAGCTTCGACTTCCTGGAGGCGCTGGACGGGCCGGCCATGGAGACCTTGCCGGAGCCACCGCCCCCGGAGCCCGCTGTGCCGCGCGCCCGGACCCGCGAGGCCGAGCCACGCCGCCGCGCACGCTCCAAGAGCGCGCCCCGCGCACCCCCGGGCCTGACGCCCGCGCCCGCCTCGCCGCCGGTGTTGCCCCGCCGAGGGCGGGAGGCCCAGCGTGCGGCGCGGGCCGAGGCATCGCCGCGCCGGGAGCCCACGTACCCGGCGCTCCGCGCCCTTGCCAACGAGCTGCATCCCATCAAGTTGCAGCCGCAGCGGGGCGGCCCCGGCGGCATCGCGCCCCTGTGCGCCGCCGCGGGCCGCTGCGCACCGCCCGAGCCACCCGCGGGTCCCGCCCCCCACGTGCGCTGCCGCCTGGACATCAAGCCAGACGACGCAGTGCTCCAGCACGCCGCCCGGGGCTCGCGGTCCTGCGGGCCCGCCGAGGCCGCGCCCtgggcccgccccgccccgcagTTCCACGGCCTCACGGTGCCTGGGCCCCGCCATATGGCGCTGTCGCGCACCCCGACGCCCAGCGACTCATACTGTGCGGATCCCCGGGCGTTCTACTGCGACGGGCCCCTGCCTGGGCCCCGGGACTACGCCGAGCGCCGCAGTCTGCCCTTCACCACCGCGCCGGGCCCCACCCAGTTCTTCTATACAGAGGAGCCCCAAGGCTTCCGGGGCAGCTTTGCGGCCAGTCCCGGCCCAACCTTCGACGCCTACTGCCCCAGGCCCTATCTGTCCGAGGAGCTCCCAGGGCCCAGTCCAAGGCGCATGGGCGGTTACTACGCAGGAGAGGTGCGCACCTTCCCAATCCAGGAACCGCCCTCCCGCTCCTACTATGGGGAGGCTCCCCGAGCCTACGGCCTGCCGTACGGGCCCCGCTATGTCCCCGAGGAGCCCCGGGCCCACTCCACCGCCCGCCCCTTTTACACGGAGGACCTCGGAAGGTACCGCCAGCGCGACGTCCTGGCTCGGACGTACCCGCACCCGCGcagcagcccagcctgggtggACTGGGGCCCGCGACCCTACCGCACCCTGCAAGTGGTGCCGCCCTCTGACCCCGACCCGTTGCTCGCCTCCTGGCACGGCGGTACCGGCACCAGTCCGCCCCGGCTGGCCACCGACAGCCGCCACTACTCGCGCTCCTGGGACAACATTCTGGCCCCGGGGCCGCGCCGCGAAGACCCGTTGGGCCGCGGCCGCAGCTACGAGAACCTGCTGGGGCGCGAGGTGCGGGAGCCGCGAGGCGTGTCCCCCGAAGGCCGGCGCCCGCCCGTCGTCGTGAACCTGTCCACCTCGCCCAGACGCTACGCCGCACTGTCCCTGTCCGAGACGTCGCTGACGGAGAAGGGCCGCGCGGGCGAGGGCCTGGGCCGCAACTGGTACGTGACGCCCGAGATCACCATCACTGACAATGACCTGCGCGCCACCGAGCGCCCGAGCGCCAGGGCCTGGGAGTTGCCCGGGGGCCGCACGCGGCCACCTCCCCACGCGGCCCCCGACGGCCCCACCTCTGGCCGCCAGCGGAGCCTGGAGCAGCTGGACGAGCTCATCACGGACCTGGTCATCGACTCGCGACCCGCCGCCGGCCAGGCCTCAGAGCCCGCGGCCGACTGCCTGGGCCCCCAACTGCGCCGACTGCTGGACTCGCGGCCCGCGGGCTCCGGGGCCCCCGCGCTGGCGCCGCCACGCTCGCCCCCCGCCTCGGCCGGCAGCGCAGAGGAGCCCGCGGCCCCAGGAGAGGCGGCCGACGCGTCCCCCGAACCCAGCGCCGACGAAGACGACCTGATGACCTGCTCCAATGCGCGCTGCCGGCGTACCGAGACCATGTTCAACGCCTGCCTCTACTTCAAGTCCTGCCACAGCTGCTACACCTACTACTGCTCGCGCCTGTGCCGCCGCGAGGACTGGGACGCCCACAAGGCGCGCTGCGTGTACGGCCGCGTGGGCAGCGTGTGCCGCCACGTGCTGCAGTTTTGCCGCGACAGCGGCCCGGTGCACCGCGCTTTCTCGCGCATCGCTCGTGTCGGCTTCCTGTCGCGCGGCCGCGGCGTGCTCTTCCTGGGCTTCCCAAGTCCAGGCTCGGCCGACAACTTCCTGCGCTTTGGCCTGGAGGGGCTGCTGCTATCCCCCACCTACCTATCGCTGCGTGAGCTGGCCACACACGCGGCGCCCCTGGGCAGCTACGCGCGCGAGCTGGCGGCCGCTGGGCGCCTCTACGAGCCGGCAGAGTGCTTCCTGCTCAGCGTGTCCGTGGCCGTGGGACCCGGCACCGCGCCCCCGGGGACACCCGCCCTGCCCGCGCCAGCGCCACGCAGCCACGGGCCAACAGTGCGCAAGTTCGCCAAGGTAGCGCTGGCTGCCGGCAGCCCCGCGCGGCCGCCCCCGGCGCGGAGCCGCGAGCCCGACATGGAGACGCTGATCCTGACGCCACCGCCGGGCACGGCGGGCCTGGATCAGGACGGCGAGGCGGGCCGGCGCGCGCGCGAGGTGGCCTTCATCCACATCCAGCGCGAACTGCGGCTGCGCGGCGTCTTCCTGCGCCACGAGTTCCCACGCGTCTACGAGCAGCTTTGCGAGTTCGTCGAGGCCAACAGGCGCTTCACGCCCACTACCATCTACCCCACGGACCGGCGCACCGGCCGCCCCTTCATGTGCATGATCATGGCTGCCTCCGAACCGCGCGCGCTCGACTGGGTGGTCAGCGCCAACCTGCTGGACGACATCAT CCGTCGCAGTCTGGGCCCTGCAGGAGCTGGGAAAAGCCGCACGGAGGTCTTCAGGCCGATATGCAAGTCTCCCAGCCGAAGGGGCAAGGGACCTGGACAGGGGAAGCAGAGCACGTGGGCCTGGCCAGAGCTGACACCTGGCTAG
- the AJM1 gene encoding apical junction component 1 homolog isoform X2: MTRTDPPDLLVSTVYQDIKVATPGPASKRSPCERSVARPAEPAPFNKRHCRSFDFLEALDGPAMETLPEPPPPEPAVPRARTREAEPRRRARSKSAPRAPPGLTPAPASPPVLPRRGREAQRAARAEASPRREPTYPALRALANELHPIKLQPQRGGPGGIAPLCAAAGRCAPPEPPAGPAPHVRCRLDIKPDDAVLQHAARGSRSCGPAEAAPWARPAPQFHGLTVPGPRHMALSRTPTPSDSYCADPRAFYCDGPLPGPRDYAERRSLPFTTAPGPTQFFYTEEPQGFRGSFAASPGPTFDAYCPRPYLSEELPGPSPRRMGGYYAGEVRTFPIQEPPSRSYYGEAPRAYGLPYGPRYVPEEPRAHSTARPFYTEDLGRYRQRDVLARTYPHPRSSPAWVDWGPRPYRTLQVVPPSDPDPLLASWHGGTGTSPPRLATDSRHYSRSWDNILAPGPRREDPLGRGRSYENLLGREVREPRGVSPEGRRPPVVVNLSTSPRRYAALSLSETSLTEKGRAGEGLGRNWYVTPEITITDNDLRATERPSARAWELPGGRTRPPPHAAPDGPTSGRQRSLEQLDELITDLVIDSRPAAGQASEPAADCLGPQLRRLLDSRPAGSGAPALAPPRSPPASAGSAEEPAAPGEAADASPEPSADEDDLMTCSNARCRRTETMFNACLYFKSCHSCYTYYCSRLCRREDWDAHKARCVYGRVGSVCRHVLQFCRDSGPVHRAFSRIARVGFLSRGRGVLFLGFPSPGSADNFLRFGLEGLLLSPTYLSLRELATHAAPLGSYARELAAAGRLYEPAECFLLSVSVAVGPGTAPPGTPALPAPAPRSHGPTVRKFAKVALAAGSPARPPPARSREPDMETLILTPPPGTAGLDQDGEAGRRAREVAFIHIQRELRLRGVFLRHEFPRVYEQLCEFVEANRRFTPTTIYPTDRRTGRPFMCMIMAASEPRALDWVVSANLLDDIM, from the coding sequence ATGACCCGTACGGACCCTCCGGACCTGCTGGTGTCGACCGTGTACCAGGACATCAAGGTGGCGACCCCGGGACCCGCGTCCAAGCGCTCGCCATGTGAGCGATCCGTGGCCCGGCCTGCTGAGCCCGCGCCTTTCAACAAGCGCCACTGCCGCAGCTTCGACTTCCTGGAGGCGCTGGACGGGCCGGCCATGGAGACCTTGCCGGAGCCACCGCCCCCGGAGCCCGCTGTGCCGCGCGCCCGGACCCGCGAGGCCGAGCCACGCCGCCGCGCACGCTCCAAGAGCGCGCCCCGCGCACCCCCGGGCCTGACGCCCGCGCCCGCCTCGCCGCCGGTGTTGCCCCGCCGAGGGCGGGAGGCCCAGCGTGCGGCGCGGGCCGAGGCATCGCCGCGCCGGGAGCCCACGTACCCGGCGCTCCGCGCCCTTGCCAACGAGCTGCATCCCATCAAGTTGCAGCCGCAGCGGGGCGGCCCCGGCGGCATCGCGCCCCTGTGCGCCGCCGCGGGCCGCTGCGCACCGCCCGAGCCACCCGCGGGTCCCGCCCCCCACGTGCGCTGCCGCCTGGACATCAAGCCAGACGACGCAGTGCTCCAGCACGCCGCCCGGGGCTCGCGGTCCTGCGGGCCCGCCGAGGCCGCGCCCtgggcccgccccgccccgcagTTCCACGGCCTCACGGTGCCTGGGCCCCGCCATATGGCGCTGTCGCGCACCCCGACGCCCAGCGACTCATACTGTGCGGATCCCCGGGCGTTCTACTGCGACGGGCCCCTGCCTGGGCCCCGGGACTACGCCGAGCGCCGCAGTCTGCCCTTCACCACCGCGCCGGGCCCCACCCAGTTCTTCTATACAGAGGAGCCCCAAGGCTTCCGGGGCAGCTTTGCGGCCAGTCCCGGCCCAACCTTCGACGCCTACTGCCCCAGGCCCTATCTGTCCGAGGAGCTCCCAGGGCCCAGTCCAAGGCGCATGGGCGGTTACTACGCAGGAGAGGTGCGCACCTTCCCAATCCAGGAACCGCCCTCCCGCTCCTACTATGGGGAGGCTCCCCGAGCCTACGGCCTGCCGTACGGGCCCCGCTATGTCCCCGAGGAGCCCCGGGCCCACTCCACCGCCCGCCCCTTTTACACGGAGGACCTCGGAAGGTACCGCCAGCGCGACGTCCTGGCTCGGACGTACCCGCACCCGCGcagcagcccagcctgggtggACTGGGGCCCGCGACCCTACCGCACCCTGCAAGTGGTGCCGCCCTCTGACCCCGACCCGTTGCTCGCCTCCTGGCACGGCGGTACCGGCACCAGTCCGCCCCGGCTGGCCACCGACAGCCGCCACTACTCGCGCTCCTGGGACAACATTCTGGCCCCGGGGCCGCGCCGCGAAGACCCGTTGGGCCGCGGCCGCAGCTACGAGAACCTGCTGGGGCGCGAGGTGCGGGAGCCGCGAGGCGTGTCCCCCGAAGGCCGGCGCCCGCCCGTCGTCGTGAACCTGTCCACCTCGCCCAGACGCTACGCCGCACTGTCCCTGTCCGAGACGTCGCTGACGGAGAAGGGCCGCGCGGGCGAGGGCCTGGGCCGCAACTGGTACGTGACGCCCGAGATCACCATCACTGACAATGACCTGCGCGCCACCGAGCGCCCGAGCGCCAGGGCCTGGGAGTTGCCCGGGGGCCGCACGCGGCCACCTCCCCACGCGGCCCCCGACGGCCCCACCTCTGGCCGCCAGCGGAGCCTGGAGCAGCTGGACGAGCTCATCACGGACCTGGTCATCGACTCGCGACCCGCCGCCGGCCAGGCCTCAGAGCCCGCGGCCGACTGCCTGGGCCCCCAACTGCGCCGACTGCTGGACTCGCGGCCCGCGGGCTCCGGGGCCCCCGCGCTGGCGCCGCCACGCTCGCCCCCCGCCTCGGCCGGCAGCGCAGAGGAGCCCGCGGCCCCAGGAGAGGCGGCCGACGCGTCCCCCGAACCCAGCGCCGACGAAGACGACCTGATGACCTGCTCCAATGCGCGCTGCCGGCGTACCGAGACCATGTTCAACGCCTGCCTCTACTTCAAGTCCTGCCACAGCTGCTACACCTACTACTGCTCGCGCCTGTGCCGCCGCGAGGACTGGGACGCCCACAAGGCGCGCTGCGTGTACGGCCGCGTGGGCAGCGTGTGCCGCCACGTGCTGCAGTTTTGCCGCGACAGCGGCCCGGTGCACCGCGCTTTCTCGCGCATCGCTCGTGTCGGCTTCCTGTCGCGCGGCCGCGGCGTGCTCTTCCTGGGCTTCCCAAGTCCAGGCTCGGCCGACAACTTCCTGCGCTTTGGCCTGGAGGGGCTGCTGCTATCCCCCACCTACCTATCGCTGCGTGAGCTGGCCACACACGCGGCGCCCCTGGGCAGCTACGCGCGCGAGCTGGCGGCCGCTGGGCGCCTCTACGAGCCGGCAGAGTGCTTCCTGCTCAGCGTGTCCGTGGCCGTGGGACCCGGCACCGCGCCCCCGGGGACACCCGCCCTGCCCGCGCCAGCGCCACGCAGCCACGGGCCAACAGTGCGCAAGTTCGCCAAGGTAGCGCTGGCTGCCGGCAGCCCCGCGCGGCCGCCCCCGGCGCGGAGCCGCGAGCCCGACATGGAGACGCTGATCCTGACGCCACCGCCGGGCACGGCGGGCCTGGATCAGGACGGCGAGGCGGGCCGGCGCGCGCGCGAGGTGGCCTTCATCCACATCCAGCGCGAACTGCGGCTGCGCGGCGTCTTCCTGCGCCACGAGTTCCCACGCGTCTACGAGCAGCTTTGCGAGTTCGTCGAGGCCAACAGGCGCTTCACGCCCACTACCATCTACCCCACGGACCGGCGCACCGGCCGCCCCTTCATGTGCATGATCATGGCTGCCTCCGAACCGCGCGCGCTCGACTGGGTGGTCAGCGCCAACCTGCTGGACGACATCATGTGA